GCCGCTTGACTCTTCGGAACTCAGATCAAAGGCCTTGAAAGGGTGTAGCCAAACGCACTTCAATTCATCGAAGCCACGCCATGAATATCCTAGCCAAGATCAATCAATTCGCTCTATTGGGCTGGAGCAGTATGCCCAAATTCTTGAGCCTTTTTGCGCTGAGCGGAAGTCAGAGCCTTCCAATACGCTGGACATTTCGGGTCGGCATTGCGCGAAGATCAGCAACGTAGCTTGATTTATCTAGCCGTACTTTAAAGAATGAAGGGTCGTGATCGATAGCGTTAGCTTGCAGTCGCCAGAACACCACATTCGCGAACTTAGGCGTCAATGCCTTGTGAAGCTTATAATATTTGAGCGCACTGGAAAGAATGTCGTTCGACTCTGCCGACGCCAATCGTTCTAAAGCACGCAAGCAACTTTCAAGGCGCATCTGCCGCACACGTTCAAAGAGCGCTTTACGGGCCTCTCCAGCTGTAAGCTCGCGACCTTTATCGAAAATCGCAACTTGGAACTTGAGAATACATTCAGAACCAACGTCGAGCCGGTTGCCTGTCTGACGGTTCATGATCTCAAAATGATACCGAAGTCCATCTTGATCGCACAGACGGCAGATTTCATGAGATAATTCGTGATCAATGGTTTCTCACGTAAAATGCCATTCTCGAAATGCGGCGGGTAGTGTAGCCGAAAGTGAAAGCGGCACGATATTTTCGGCGACCCGCTTTGGGAAACTGTGCATTTAATGGACGCCTCCGACTTCCTGAGTCATTTCAAACACGTTCTTACGAGTTCGTCTAGTTCACCATGTCGGTAAGCGCAGGTCTCTATTCCAAGCTGCCAATTGCAAGGCCTGAAACTTTCCCCAAGACAATCGAACAAATTAAGAACATTAGCTTTGACACGCGACTTCGGTGATTGGTATTGTCGGCCACACAAACTCCCCACGCCAAATACTCGTTAGTATATCGCATCTTAGGTCGTAACCAGGATAAGGCACATGGCAAAAGATAATTCGTTGTTGTTGGAATTCCGCAAGTTGATCAGCCAGCGCGTCGACGCCGGCCAAGTCGCTCAACCCAGTGAGATTGTCGACGAAGTCCTCAAGAGCAAGCCGCTATCAGGTGTTCATGCCGAGTTTTATAGGGCCTACGCGAAGAAGCCACTCGTGGACATGGTCACCCAAATGCTCAAGCGGGTCGGCATGAGCGACGACCCCGCTCCACCACAAATGGTTTTTCCGGGCCATACGCGTCTTGTGAAATCATATCCCGTCCGCAGGAACGGCGAGCGCGCCTTGGTACCTTTAAGCCAATGCTCGGATCGAGAGCTGTCTGACCACGTTTCACTTTTACGGAAGCAGGCAAAAGGCTGCGACAACCACGCAGATGAATTGGAAGGCTACGTCAACAACCGGCCAAGTTCAGCAGACGGCTCTCAAGGAAAGCCCAACGCTGCCCTCGAACCCGCCTGACAGCCAAGTACATATCATTTCGCCGAATCTCTGAGAGTGCGATTTATTTTCAGGGAGCAGCGTACTTTACGTCAGCACAATCAAACGCTGTACACCCATCGAATTTGCACTTGCATAATCGGCCTTACAACATTATTGTTGTAAGCATGATTCCAGCGTTCATCAGTTTGCCTGGCTCCCCCTGGGATGTGCTGCCATCCGGTATACACTTCGCGACCCTCGAAGAAGTTGCAAATGCATATGGATACAATGAGCGGCGCCGTGTGCTTTTCGCAGGATTAGTTGAGGGCGCAACCGCACTGGTGAAGGCTGGATGTTCGAGGATCTATTTGGACGGTAGCTTCGTCACATCGAAACCCATCCCGGGCGACTACGACGCATGCTGGGATCCAGCCGGCGTTGTAGGGTCCCTTCTCGATCCCGTTTTCAAGGACTTTAGCGATGGCAGAGCACGACAAAAAGCACGTTTCGGCGGCGAATTTTTTCCTTCAAGTGTCGTAGAAGCTGGGTCCGGAAAGGCTTTCCTGGATTTCTTCCAAGTGGAGAAACATTCAGGCGGAAAAAAGGGAATTGTTGGGATTTCGATCACGACGGATGCGATGGTCCTTCGGAGGCTAGCCCATGATATTCAGTGATCGTCAGTACGCAGTGTCGAAAGAACAGCTCACCAATCTAACAGATGCGGCCCTTTCTCTCCAGGTTGTGGATGGCAAGATCGATTGGCTGAAGCAAATCGAATCCGATGCGCTTCAAAGCCAGATAGCAGACATTCGGCGCGAGATGGCGGAGTACGATTTCCTTAAATCCGGAGCTGTCGGCTTTACGGAGGAGTTCTCCTTTGAGGAATTGCCGCGCGTTCTTATAAAGGCCCGAATTGCTGGTGGCCTTACCCAGACGGATCTCGCTGAAAGTCTGGGATTGAAGGCGCAGCAGATACAGCGGTATGAAGCCACTGACTATATGAGCGCCAGCCTGGCGCGCCTCTTGGAAGTTGCAAGTATTCTGAACGTTCGGGTCTCTGCGTCCTATGGGGCAGGTGATGAAAGATCGGACGGTGCAATTTATGCTTGGTCTGACGCAAGCTCTGTCGAATGGAATAGGTTCCCACTTC
The window above is part of the Rhizobium sp. 9140 genome. Proteins encoded here:
- a CDS encoding DUF6932 family protein, producing MIPAFISLPGSPWDVLPSGIHFATLEEVANAYGYNERRRVLFAGLVEGATALVKAGCSRIYLDGSFVTSKPIPGDYDACWDPAGVVGSLLDPVFKDFSDGRARQKARFGGEFFPSSVVEAGSGKAFLDFFQVEKHSGGKKGIVGISITTDAMVLRRLAHDIQ